A stretch of Acropora palmata chromosome 9, jaAcrPala1.3, whole genome shotgun sequence DNA encodes these proteins:
- the LOC141891710 gene encoding uncharacterized protein LOC141891710, with the protein MATGTPKIIDEIDDFMEMAQAMNALGISYKGLKTLDQMKDKVRTSLQQTANRPSWTARKLATSKFCATLCFLQAFAILSEAKDVHTRKRTFLLSLYHDAEQHLKDMDHSILSLLQSKVGNIEENIKKHKLQLACEEYFLLVAGDTSSGKSSLINLIMGEELLPYSVLSTTSTICELKFGTERKIVAHFKDKDPDTGMPTKVIQLKENPNTASEKQSYLQQISPFVHVKNDREKGSIYKKIELFWPHDLLQKGIVIIDSPGVGESDIMDEIVTEYLPRAFAFIYTINSPNAGGVQKDRLEKLLENVRSTFLDGKWQLPAKCALFVCNKWDQVPENEDKEVRCHIVKKLKQSWPGLDPSTQITYMSTLNATTGQNLGIFTEEFSSLMEGIKSMVLQGIECRMEMHWRWLDFLLSRIIFQAKAFISNASKDRQESFDKKTKVLQRLWAIEEQEKKVMRELTEYLAERVDDALTQLSKYLSSEDVRKRFTSWTLDDAPKAEISWEATENQIMKTLSRRFRDIIEQWEEDNKVFSTARESFLKHCQQRYNFVEEQLRNLQGETDSGFTVAAKMAFAVLDTIFLPLQLLNLVMHVPLLGVVTLAQTFQNKKKLKAFKEDRCAFMTKESSAFYLELVNDEFFLPMFVQEQLREAQLYLDRIKASIPELIQADKMLYQQLIDETRGKKQLLDLYQPILSKASELRGDLAVFGFKEVFGEDISLKTLDWREDESHRLGSGAFGVVYKGIMTKYGRKQPVALKVYSEALHAKNACEILAEVELLRKLNHPSIVKFHGSSLPREDRETRVILVMEKCKESLKSRLYGKPEHCPGKSRNPEVFKTVCNWAIQITEALDYIHKQGIIHRDLKLDNILLSEDNRVRVTDVGISKHAVDITGTLAGTLVYIAPEVFRSEIYEFSADIYSLGIMLWEMWYGQPAFTNIKFTSLAEFFNLIVNEGCRPEHDNKCRPPPPSWQELMVMCWETDPTKRPSAKKCKEALTELYKTL; encoded by the exons ATGGCCACGGGTACACCAAAAATTATCGACGAGATCGACGACTTTATGGAAATGGCTCAAGCAATGAACGCGCTTGGGATCTCATACAAAGGTCTGAAAACGCTGGATCAAATGAAAGATAAAGTAAGAACAAGTCTCCAGCAAACAGCAAATAGGCCAAGTTGGACTGCTAGAAAG CTAGCAACATCCAAATTTTGTGCGACTCTTTGCTTCCTCCAGGCCTTTGCGATTTTGTCTGAAGCCAAAGACGTACATACAAGGAAAAGGACATTTTTACTGAGTTTGTACCACGATGCAGAACAGCACTTAAAGGATATGGATCATAGTATCCTTTCTTTACTGCAAAGCAAAGTTGGCAACATTGAAGAGAACATCAAAAAGCACAAATTACAACTGGCATGCGAGGAATACTTTCTGCTTGTGGCAG GTGACACTAGTTCAGGAAAAAGCAGTTTGATCAATCTAATTATGGGAGAAGAACTTCTTCCATATTCTGTTCTTAGTACAACTTCCACCATATGTGAACTTAAGTTTGGAACAGAACGCAAAATTGTAGCCCACTTCAAGGATAAGGATCCAGACACGGGAATGCCAACCAAAGTCAttcaattaaaagaaaatccgAACACGGCCTCAGAAAAGCAAAGCTACCTTCAACAGATTTCACCTTTTGTCCACGTCAAGAACGATCGCGAGAAGGGCTCAATATACAAGAAGATTGAACTATTTTGGCCTCATGATCTACTACAG AAAGGCATAGTTATTATTGACAGTCCTGGTGTTGGAGAGTCTGACATTATGGACGAGATCGTCACTGAGTACCTCCCTCGAGCctttgcttttatttacaCCATTAACAGTCCCAATGCCGGAGGAGTTCAGAAAGACAGA CTCGAAAAGTTACTGGAAAATGTTAGGAGTACATTTCTTGATGGGAAGTGGCAATTGCCGGCAAAGTGTGCCCTTTTCGTTTGCAATAAATGGGACCAAGTACCGGAAAACGAGGATAAGGAGGTAAGATGTCACATAGTCAAGAAGCTGAAACAAAGCTGGCCCGGCCTAGATCCTTCGACCCAAATCACCTACATGTCCACCTTGAATGCCACCACTGGGCAAAACCTTGGTATCTTTACAGAGGAATTTTCTTCATTGATGGAAGGAATAAAATCCATGGTTTTGCAAGGCATCGAATGCCGGATGGAAATGCACTGGAG GTGGTTGGATTTTCTTCTCTCTCGGATAATTTTCCAAGCAAAAGCATTCATCTCAAACGCTTCCAAAGATCGACAGGAGTCATTCGATAAAAAGACAAAGGTTCTACAACGCTTGTGGGCCATTGaagaacaggaaaaaaaagtaatgagAGAACTTACAGAATACTTAGCTGAGCGGGTTGATGATGCTCTAACGCAGCTCTCTAAATATCTCTCTTCGGAAGACGTCAGGAAGCGCTTTACCTCATGGACCCTGGATGACGCCCCGAAAGCAGAAATTTCTTGGGAAGCGACCGAAAACCAGATCATGAAAACGCTTTCTCGACGATTTCGAGACATCATTGAGCAATGGGAAGAGGATAACAAAGTATTTTCAACTGCTAGAGAATCCTTCCTAAAACACTGTCAGCAGCGTTACAATTTTGTCGAGGAGCAACTGCGGAATCTTCAGGGTGAGACAGATAGCGGTTTTACAGTTGCCGCGAAGATGGCATTTGCAGTTCTAGATACAATTTTCCTTCCTCTTCAGTTGCTGAATTTAGTGATGCACGTTCCACTTCTAGGCGTTGTGACTTTAGCGCAAAcgtttcaaaataaaaagaagcTGAAGGCATTCAAAGAAGACAGGTGTGCTTTCATGACGAAGGAATCATCAGCATTCTATCTCGAACTTGTAAATGatgaattttttcttccaatgTTCGTACAAGAACAACTGAGAGAAGCCCAGCTATATCTTGACAGGATTAAAGCCAGCATCCCAGAGCTGATCCAAGCTGACAAAATGTTATATCAGCAACTCATCGATGAGACACGTGGGAAAAAGCAGCTACTTGATCTCTATCAGCCTATACTGAGCAAGGCATCTGAGCTTAGAGGCGATCTAGCAGTATTTGGATTCAAGGAAGTGTTTGGCGAGGATATCAGCCTCAAGACATTGGACTGGCGAGAGGATGAATCCCATCGCCTTGGCAGTGGTGCATTTGGTGTTGTGTACAAAGGAATTATGACCAAATATGGACGCAAGCAACCTGTTGCACTGAAGGTGTACAGCGAGGCACTCCATGCCAAGAATGCCTGTGAAATCCTGGCAGAGGTTGAGCTTTTGAG AAAATTGAACCACCCTTCCATTGTTAAGTTCCACGGTTCATCCCTGCCACGCGAGGATAGAGAAACGAGGGTGATTTTAGTCATGGAAAAGTGCAAGGAGAGCTTGAAGAGTCGACTTTATGGGAAACCAGAACATTGTCCAGGAAAAAGTAGAAATCCTGAAGTCTTCAAAACAGTTTGCAATTGGGCGATACAGATCACCGAAGCTCTGGATTACATACATAAACAAGGAATTATCCACAGAGACCTTAAACTGGACAACATCTTG TTATCAGAAGACAACAGAGTGAGGGTCACCGACGTTGGTATATCCAAACATGCCGTTGACATAACAGGCACTTTAGCAGGAACTCTTGTTTACATAGCACCTGAGGTGTTTCGTTCCGAGATATACGAATTCAGTGCAGATATCTACAGCTTGGGGATTATGCTGTGGGAGATGTGGTATGGGCAACCGGCCTTTACCAATATCAAGTTCACATCTTTGGCAGAGTTTTTCAATCTTATTGTGAACGAAGGTTGTCGTCCAGAGCATGACAACAAATGCCGGCCACCTCCTCCTTCCTGGCAAGAGCTGATGGTGATGTGCTGGGAAACAGATCCAACTAAACGACCCAGCGCGAAAAAATGCAAAGAGGCTCTAACTGAACTCTACAAGACGCTGTAA